A segment of the Candidatus Lokiarchaeota archaeon genome:
CGAATAATTCTACTGTTTCTCTAGCCAAATCCCCGTGTGGGAATGCTCCCACACCGAATATTACAGATTTGGATGAATCTTCTGGAATCATGGCCTTCAGTCGGCGGGGGGTAATCTTCGTTCCCTCTTCCTCAGCCAGAATCGACATAGAGGAATCACCCTTCAAATCAGCGAGAAGTCCTTCAAGATCCAATTGTGTTATCCTCAACAATGGATCGCCCCGTGGAGGGACTTGTCCTTCGACCAGTAGCTGCTCCATCAACCCAATGAATCGGTCGTAGTTACGCGGAAGGCGAACCTCTGGGTTTACCTCTATAATCCGTCCATCCTGTAGATGGATATATACTGAGAGAAGTCCTTCCTTGCACAACGGGGTCTCAAGTACTGAA
Coding sequences within it:
- a CDS encoding 16S rRNA methyltransferase → MLHLILLESAIELVPGRLTALKDVQSYAGKRGKKPDEVLLDQSYHGRVMTRLPNHEKRGRPDITFLTLISVLETPLCKEGLLSVYIHLQDGRIIEVNPEVRLPRNYDRFIGLMEQLLVEGQVPPRGDPLLRITQLDLEGLLADLKGDSSMSILAEEEGTKITPRRLKAMIPEDSSKSVIFGVGAFPHGDLARETVELFDEVVRLDMDVMMAWHVSSMMLWLYSEHVAVADRRFGSTPL